One region of Natronorubrum aibiense genomic DNA includes:
- the nasA gene encoding assimilatory nitrate reductase NasA produces MTERVPTTCMRCAVGCGLVQQSDEKGTALERVRGDLDHPVTDGLACRRGIGETVDPNGTRVHRPLVRRDGELAPTTWETALERAATGLERALETGPDGVAVLGSGQQTNEAAYALGKLARGGFGTRYYDANTTLCMASAVTAYYDAFGSDAPPPTYDDIPDADTHLVWGANPAVAHPVLFRWIAQSAAKDGAELLVVDPIASETAAAADYHVPLEPGSDVDLARAVLARIVETGRVDEAFVAAATDGFDDLHERLPDAASAADAAGVSLVDVDRLAEALEAPTLLYWGMGINQSVNGTVAAGALIDLCLATGNLRPGSGPFSLTGQANSMGARVCSSKGTWPGHRPFTDSNVRADVAAAWNVPPSRFPDDPGPGPVGTIDAIGDDIAAVYAVATNPAAGMPDATYVRERLEDAFLVVQDAFHTDTVALADVVLPAATWGESSGTTINMERTVSRVRAATVPAGATRPDLEIIGNLADRLVPDLFDDPLEPAAVFDELAALTAGAAADLSGISYDRLEAEPAVRWPAPEPDDSAGYRYYERSTPGDEARSEAGNDGESWSFPTPSGRARFSTGDTQALPESTDDAYPLTLTTARRSDAYNTGVRNETAEAPTARLSPETVDVVADARGCDVDGGGHKRYGRIVSRRGSIIACIEPDASVPEGVVWLPIHHPAVNELTLSDVDPRSSEPNLKQCAVRLETLGPRDRSASRELAAKSRLPSNQRTNSS; encoded by the coding sequence GTGACCGAGCGCGTCCCGACGACGTGTATGCGGTGTGCGGTCGGCTGTGGACTCGTCCAACAATCCGACGAGAAGGGCACCGCCCTCGAGCGCGTCCGCGGCGACCTCGACCACCCGGTTACCGACGGTCTCGCCTGTCGGCGCGGGATCGGCGAGACTGTCGACCCGAACGGCACGCGAGTCCACCGGCCGCTCGTGCGACGCGACGGCGAACTGGCCCCGACAACCTGGGAGACGGCACTCGAGCGGGCGGCTACCGGCCTCGAGCGAGCACTCGAGACGGGTCCAGACGGCGTCGCCGTGCTGGGCAGCGGCCAGCAGACTAACGAAGCGGCCTACGCGCTGGGCAAACTCGCCCGCGGCGGCTTCGGCACTCGATACTACGACGCGAACACGACGCTGTGTATGGCGTCGGCGGTCACCGCCTACTACGATGCGTTCGGCAGCGACGCACCGCCGCCGACGTACGACGACATTCCAGACGCCGACACCCATCTCGTCTGGGGGGCGAATCCGGCCGTCGCCCACCCCGTACTGTTCCGGTGGATCGCACAGTCTGCCGCCAAGGACGGCGCCGAACTGCTCGTGGTCGACCCGATCGCAAGCGAGACCGCCGCGGCCGCGGATTACCACGTCCCACTCGAGCCGGGCAGCGATGTCGACCTCGCCCGCGCCGTGCTCGCCCGCATCGTGGAAACGGGTCGCGTCGACGAGGCGTTCGTCGCTGCGGCGACTGATGGTTTCGATGACCTGCATGAGCGACTGCCCGACGCCGCGAGCGCGGCCGACGCCGCCGGCGTCTCGCTTGTGGACGTCGACCGACTCGCCGAGGCGCTCGAGGCCCCCACACTGCTCTACTGGGGGATGGGAATCAACCAGAGCGTCAACGGCACGGTGGCCGCGGGCGCGTTGATCGATCTCTGTCTGGCGACGGGCAATCTCCGTCCCGGCTCGGGGCCGTTCTCGCTGACCGGGCAGGCGAACTCGATGGGAGCCCGCGTCTGCTCGTCGAAAGGGACGTGGCCCGGCCACCGGCCGTTTACCGACTCGAACGTCCGCGCCGACGTCGCCGCCGCGTGGAACGTTCCGCCGTCACGGTTCCCCGACGACCCCGGCCCCGGTCCGGTTGGTACCATCGACGCCATCGGCGACGACATCGCGGCCGTCTACGCGGTCGCGACGAATCCCGCCGCCGGGATGCCCGACGCGACGTACGTCCGCGAGCGACTCGAGGACGCCTTTCTCGTCGTGCAGGATGCCTTCCACACCGACACGGTCGCCCTCGCCGACGTCGTCCTGCCAGCGGCGACGTGGGGCGAGTCGTCGGGAACGACGATCAACATGGAACGGACCGTCTCACGCGTTCGCGCCGCGACGGTGCCAGCGGGGGCCACCAGACCCGACCTCGAAATAATCGGAAACCTCGCCGACCGACTCGTTCCGGACCTGTTCGACGACCCACTCGAACCCGCGGCCGTCTTCGACGAGTTGGCAGCGCTGACTGCCGGCGCCGCCGCGGATCTCTCGGGGATCAGCTACGACCGTCTCGAGGCCGAACCGGCGGTCCGATGGCCCGCACCCGAACCCGACGACTCGGCCGGCTATCGCTACTACGAGCGCTCGACGCCCGGTGACGAGGCCCGTTCCGAAGCCGGGAACGACGGCGAATCGTGGTCGTTTCCGACGCCATCCGGTCGTGCGCGATTTTCGACGGGCGACACGCAGGCGCTGCCGGAGTCGACCGACGACGCCTACCCGCTCACGCTGACGACGGCACGCCGTTCGGACGCGTACAACACGGGTGTCAGGAACGAGACGGCCGAGGCGCCGACGGCGCGGCTCTCCCCCGAAACTGTAGACGTCGTCGCCGATGCACGCGGCTGCGACGTCGACGGTGGCGGCCACAAACGGTACGGACGGATCGTCTCCCGACGCGGGTCGATCATCGCTTGCATCGAACCGGACGCGTCAGTCCCCGAGGGCGTCGTCTGGCTGCCAATCCACCACCCCGCGGTCAACGAGCTCACCCTCTCCGACGTCGACCCACGCTCGAGCGAGCCCAACCTCAAACAGTGTGCCGTGCGACTCGAGACGCTGGGTCCTCGCGATCGCTCAGCGAGTCGTGAACTGGCCGCCAAATCGCGTTTGCCGTCGAATCAGCGAACGAACTCGTCGTAA
- a CDS encoding twin-arginine translocase subunit TatC, with product MSDQSADGGDAEDPVDNSAESGESPDERPPTADESGGESEYPVETDGEGVVGDHHEHGGEPEYPDPDDDVGGISTPPDDEEMPLADHIEEMVLRLAVVLLVGAAGTAIGLLWASQALEHIWFNVFPYAVEEVPPPHVYHPLELWLTRIKLSALLGIMVALPMFVYQCYLFMRPGLYPHERKYYLAAVPTSVVLAGVGMLFSYILVLPVLFQYFTFYAEGSANIAYALGDTFNLIITLIGFLAVVFQIPLFIMLAIMMGVTTRRWLAQKRLYFWAAFAGLSFMFTMDPTMMAPILVAITMILLFEGTLLVLKWVGR from the coding sequence ATGTCGGACCAGTCGGCCGACGGTGGAGACGCCGAAGATCCCGTCGATAACTCCGCAGAGTCAGGAGAATCTCCAGACGAGCGGCCGCCGACCGCCGACGAGAGCGGTGGTGAATCCGAGTACCCGGTCGAAACGGACGGCGAGGGTGTCGTCGGTGACCACCACGAACACGGCGGTGAGCCCGAGTATCCCGACCCCGATGACGATGTCGGCGGCATCTCGACGCCGCCGGACGACGAGGAGATGCCGCTTGCTGACCACATCGAGGAGATGGTCCTACGGCTCGCCGTCGTCTTGCTGGTCGGCGCGGCTGGCACCGCGATCGGGCTGTTGTGGGCATCCCAGGCCCTCGAGCACATCTGGTTCAACGTGTTTCCCTACGCCGTCGAGGAGGTGCCGCCGCCACACGTCTACCACCCACTCGAGCTGTGGCTGACGCGCATCAAGCTCTCGGCGCTGCTGGGAATTATGGTCGCGCTGCCGATGTTCGTCTACCAGTGTTACCTGTTCATGCGGCCGGGGCTGTATCCCCACGAGCGCAAGTACTACCTCGCGGCCGTGCCGACGAGCGTCGTGCTCGCGGGTGTCGGCATGCTGTTTTCGTACATCCTCGTCCTACCGGTGTTGTTCCAGTATTTCACGTTCTACGCCGAAGGTAGCGCGAACATCGCCTACGCGCTCGGCGACACGTTCAACCTGATCATCACGCTGATCGGCTTCCTCGCCGTCGTCTTCCAGATTCCGCTGTTTATCATGCTCGCGATCATGATGGGCGTGACGACCCGTCGCTGGCTGGCCCAGAAGCGACTCTACTTCTGGGCGGCCTTCGCGGGGCTGTCGTTCATGTTCACGATGGACCCAACGATGATGGCCCCCATCCTCGTCGCGATCACCATGATCTTGCTGTTCGAGGGAACGTTGCTCGTCCTGAAATGGGTCGGGCGGTAG
- a CDS encoding twin-arginine translocase subunit TatC, with product MSSAVDEDTAKAIATGRETIGTLLSSAQTHLQKVFIVFVIGFIGSFYALRIWIWDFLEATAKAEMAQYVADQTDIITRTPFEVILLQAKIGMFAGVLVAIPALLYLSRDALKQRGYDSAVPISLGSIVGFVLSAFVLFWGGVIYAYTIFFPYAFDFLAQNAVSVGVKPSFGITEFTEFIALLTISFGLAAQLPLLMGVLAYTEIVPYETFRDKWRHAIVGVTIFGALFSPPDPFTLVMWALPMVALYIFSLGLAKVVTNIRRRGAAETDLSGTSHVKRTVLQFTGVLGLIAVLTGTFVNQGGFDVLEESVYPLFPSWLRPGSGGPGGLEAIAVEHGLLGDAAVGLLVAAGVGFLVLVVYTIKVLRAPVYPREDDIRRADDPEDVDFETLAAEDIADVPAQVFLAMDEDEALDYSRQAMYDDDREKAQAILDRFDALEEDRQGETNGSSGGSGAGGTSASAQGGAGGDSEEGGIFSSTAAGMLDPFTEEETTEEDIGGYAYDVAFILNSLTSKMFRIVGVFMLVMGGTFFWLYSGGLRTVYSQFLSGVPDEVLLEIAERNEETSDAAGAMTGQLIDQMDLVIALHPVEVLIFEVKVSVLAAIVAVLPMVLYYAWPAMKERGLVYGDRRTFIAWGGSLFGGFALGTYLGFYWVAPAIISYLVTDALTNGMVVSYRISSFFWLVIFTTVGIGFLMNIVVTMALFHVGGIVSYRTMLRRWRPVVVGIFTIAAVASPKGILTMLLFAIPIALTYLLGLAVLYLLTGGGRLFGGGGSKPAPESDADGAIVE from the coding sequence ATGAGTTCTGCCGTCGACGAAGATACGGCCAAAGCTATCGCCACCGGCCGAGAGACGATCGGCACTCTGCTTTCTAGCGCCCAGACGCATCTCCAGAAGGTGTTTATCGTCTTCGTCATCGGCTTCATCGGCTCGTTTTACGCCCTTCGCATCTGGATTTGGGACTTTCTCGAGGCGACGGCGAAAGCCGAAATGGCACAGTACGTCGCCGATCAAACGGATATCATCACGCGCACGCCGTTCGAGGTCATCCTCTTACAGGCCAAAATCGGCATGTTCGCCGGGGTTCTCGTGGCGATTCCGGCGCTCCTGTATCTCTCGCGTGATGCACTCAAACAGCGAGGCTACGACAGTGCCGTCCCAATCTCGCTTGGGTCTATCGTCGGATTCGTGCTGAGCGCGTTCGTCCTGTTCTGGGGCGGCGTCATCTATGCGTACACGATCTTCTTTCCCTACGCCTTCGACTTCCTCGCGCAAAACGCCGTCAGCGTGGGCGTCAAACCCAGCTTCGGTATCACCGAGTTCACCGAGTTCATCGCCCTGCTAACCATCTCGTTCGGGTTGGCCGCCCAACTGCCGCTGCTCATGGGCGTGCTCGCGTACACCGAGATCGTCCCCTACGAAACGTTCCGGGACAAGTGGCGCCACGCCATCGTCGGCGTCACCATCTTCGGCGCGTTGTTCTCCCCGCCGGACCCCTTCACGCTGGTGATGTGGGCGCTGCCGATGGTCGCGCTGTACATCTTCAGTCTCGGACTGGCGAAAGTTGTCACGAACATCCGTCGTCGGGGGGCCGCCGAAACCGACCTCAGCGGTACATCCCACGTCAAACGGACCGTCCTCCAGTTTACCGGCGTGCTGGGTCTCATCGCCGTCCTGACCGGAACGTTCGTCAATCAGGGTGGCTTCGACGTGCTCGAGGAATCGGTCTACCCGCTTTTCCCGTCGTGGCTGCGACCCGGCTCCGGCGGCCCCGGCGGTCTCGAGGCCATCGCGGTCGAACACGGCTTGCTCGGTGACGCCGCAGTCGGCCTCCTCGTCGCTGCCGGCGTCGGCTTCCTCGTTCTAGTCGTCTACACGATCAAAGTCCTCCGAGCGCCGGTCTACCCCCGCGAGGACGACATCCGACGGGCGGACGACCCCGAGGACGTCGACTTCGAAACGCTCGCCGCGGAGGATATCGCGGACGTCCCCGCACAGGTCTTTCTCGCGATGGACGAAGACGAGGCGCTCGACTACTCCCGGCAGGCGATGTACGACGACGACCGGGAGAAAGCACAGGCGATCCTCGACCGATTCGACGCGCTCGAGGAGGACCGACAGGGCGAGACAAACGGCTCGAGCGGCGGGTCAGGTGCTGGTGGCACGAGCGCCAGCGCGCAGGGTGGCGCTGGCGGCGACAGCGAGGAGGGTGGCATCTTCTCGAGCACCGCCGCCGGAATGCTCGATCCCTTCACCGAGGAGGAGACGACCGAAGAGGACATCGGCGGCTACGCCTACGACGTCGCGTTTATCCTCAACAGCCTCACCTCGAAGATGTTCCGCATCGTCGGCGTGTTCATGCTCGTCATGGGTGGGACGTTCTTCTGGCTCTACAGCGGCGGCCTGCGGACGGTGTACTCGCAGTTCCTCTCCGGCGTACCGGACGAGGTGCTGCTCGAGATCGCCGAACGCAACGAGGAGACGAGCGATGCAGCCGGCGCGATGACAGGCCAACTGATCGACCAGATGGATCTGGTTATCGCGCTCCATCCGGTCGAAGTGCTGATCTTCGAAGTGAAGGTGAGCGTGCTGGCGGCGATCGTCGCCGTCTTGCCCATGGTGTTGTACTACGCCTGGCCCGCGATGAAAGAACGCGGGCTGGTCTACGGCGATCGGCGCACGTTCATCGCGTGGGGTGGCTCGCTGTTCGGTGGCTTCGCGCTCGGAACCTACCTCGGCTTCTACTGGGTCGCCCCGGCGATCATCTCGTATCTCGTCACCGACGCGCTCACCAACGGCATGGTCGTTTCCTACCGGATCAGCAGCTTCTTCTGGCTGGTGATATTCACGACCGTCGGCATCGGCTTCTTGATGAACATCGTCGTCACGATGGCGTTGTTCCACGTCGGCGGCATCGTCAGCTACCGGACGATGCTTCGACGCTGGCGTCCCGTCGTCGTCGGGATCTTCACCATCGCGGCGGTTGCCAGCCCGAAAGGTATCCTGACGATGTTGCTGTTTGCCATCCCGATCGCCCTGACCTATCTGCTGGGACTAGCCGTGCTCTACCTCCTCACGGGCGGCGGGCGGCTGTTCGGCGGTGGCGGCAGCAAGCCCGCACCCGAGTCGGACGCTGACGGTGCCATCGTCGAATAA
- a CDS encoding ribbon-helix-helix domain-containing protein, translating to MPKISVEIPQELLEDLDEHVGDDGKFVNRSDAIRASIRKTLDILDEIDDRHDRLEDER from the coding sequence ATGCCCAAGATCAGCGTCGAAATTCCACAGGAACTGCTCGAGGATCTGGACGAACACGTCGGCGACGACGGCAAATTCGTCAACCGCAGCGACGCCATCCGCGCGTCGATCCGGAAGACGCTCGACATTTTGGACGAGATCGACGACCGCCACGACCGTCTCGAGGACGAACGCTAA
- a CDS encoding 23S rRNA (uridine(2552)-2'-O)-methyltransferase, producing the protein MSRDQYYNKAKQQGYRSRAAYKLKQLDDLENVISGGDTVVDLGAAPGGWLQVAAEKVGPPGSVIGVDLQRIKALDDSTLDDRVETLRGDMTEDRTRERVIDAAGGPVDAVVSDMAPNMSGEYSLDQARSLYLARQAFETALELLDTGGNFVVKVFEGPDVDDFRADIEDEFQYVRATSPKASRDESSEIYFIAKGRLTAPLRPGDELEVEIIDVGSEGDGIASVDGYRLFISDAELGDELTVRIEDVKPNFGFAEPVDDE; encoded by the coding sequence ATGTCACGAGATCAATACTACAACAAAGCGAAACAGCAGGGGTATCGGAGTCGAGCAGCCTACAAGCTCAAACAGCTCGACGACCTCGAGAACGTCATTTCGGGCGGCGATACGGTTGTCGACCTCGGAGCCGCACCCGGCGGCTGGCTGCAGGTCGCCGCCGAGAAGGTCGGCCCGCCGGGCTCGGTCATCGGCGTCGACCTCCAGCGAATCAAGGCCCTCGACGACTCGACGCTCGACGACCGGGTCGAAACGCTCCGGGGCGACATGACCGAAGACCGAACTCGAGAGCGCGTCATCGATGCCGCGGGCGGCCCCGTCGACGCTGTCGTCTCGGACATGGCACCCAACATGTCCGGTGAGTACTCGCTGGATCAGGCCCGCTCACTGTATCTCGCTCGACAGGCTTTCGAGACCGCACTAGAGCTGCTCGACACCGGCGGCAACTTCGTCGTCAAGGTCTTCGAGGGGCCGGACGTCGACGACTTCCGGGCCGACATCGAAGACGAGTTCCAGTACGTCCGTGCGACGTCGCCGAAAGCCAGCCGCGACGAGTCGTCCGAGATCTACTTCATCGCCAAAGGCCGGCTCACCGCGCCACTCCGACCGGGCGACGAACTCGAGGTCGAGATCATCGACGTCGGCTCGGAGGGCGACGGGATCGCCTCCGTCGACGGCTACCGGCTGTTCATCTCCGACGCCGAACTCGGCGACGAACTGACGGTTCGGATCGAAGACGTCAAGCCGAACTTCGGATTCGCCGAGCCGGTCGACGACGAGTAA
- a CDS encoding uracil-DNA glycosylase, with protein MTDPGDTAWEFETVFADALEAVPDDQYDPERFVPGVGPLSAAVMLVGEAPGAQEVRDGEPFVGQAGQQLNRALESIGTDRRECYITNLVKVRPPENRDPYIAEIEAWWPVLEAELERVDPSVLVPMGSFATAEILETDESITDVHGREFDREGRRVVPSFHPAAALYNRDKVDALESDLETALESA; from the coding sequence ATGACGGACCCGGGCGACACAGCGTGGGAGTTCGAGACCGTATTCGCGGACGCACTCGAGGCGGTTCCGGACGACCAGTACGATCCCGAACGGTTTGTTCCCGGCGTCGGGCCGCTCTCGGCGGCTGTGATGCTCGTCGGCGAAGCACCCGGTGCACAGGAGGTCCGCGATGGCGAGCCGTTTGTCGGACAGGCCGGCCAGCAACTGAACCGCGCGCTCGAGTCGATCGGCACCGATCGGCGCGAGTGCTACATCACCAACCTGGTCAAGGTACGACCGCCGGAGAACCGCGATCCCTACATCGCCGAAATCGAGGCCTGGTGGCCGGTCCTCGAGGCCGAACTCGAGCGCGTCGATCCGTCCGTGCTCGTGCCGATGGGCAGTTTCGCGACGGCCGAGATTCTCGAGACCGACGAGTCGATCACCGACGTACACGGCCGCGAGTTCGACCGGGAGGGCCGACGCGTCGTGCCCTCCTTTCACCCTGCGGCGGCGCTGTACAATCGAGACAAGGTCGATGCGCTCGAATCGGACCTCGAGACGGCGCTCGAGTCGGCGTGA
- a CDS encoding DNA polymerase sliding clamp translates to MFKAIVSAETLTSALDSVSVLVDECKIHLEEDGLEIRAVDPANVGMVDLSLDAAAFESYEADGGLIGVDLSRLEDIAGMAESGQLVQLELDEETRKLHIQIDGLEYTLALIDPDSIRQEPDIPDLDLPAEVVLEGKDVNRSVKAADMVSDHIALGVDETEEYFYVNAEGDTDDVHLELTRDELIDLQVGPAHSLFSLDYLKDMNKAIPSATEVTLALGEEFPVKIYFGFGEGQGQVTYMLAPRIQSE, encoded by the coding sequence ATGTTCAAGGCCATCGTGAGCGCGGAAACGCTCACCAGCGCGCTCGATTCGGTAAGTGTGCTGGTCGACGAGTGCAAAATCCACCTCGAGGAAGACGGCCTCGAAATCCGGGCCGTCGATCCGGCCAACGTCGGGATGGTCGACCTCTCGCTCGATGCGGCTGCGTTCGAATCCTACGAAGCCGACGGCGGGCTGATCGGCGTCGACCTCTCGCGGCTCGAGGACATCGCAGGCATGGCCGAATCCGGCCAACTCGTCCAGCTCGAACTCGACGAAGAGACGCGCAAACTCCACATCCAGATCGACGGGCTCGAGTACACGCTCGCGCTCATCGATCCCGACTCCATCCGACAGGAGCCCGACATTCCGGATCTCGATCTCCCCGCGGAGGTCGTCCTCGAGGGCAAAGACGTCAACCGCTCGGTCAAAGCTGCCGACATGGTCTCCGACCACATCGCACTCGGCGTCGACGAGACCGAGGAGTACTTCTACGTCAACGCGGAGGGTGACACCGACGACGTCCACCTCGAGTTGACCAGAGACGAACTGATCGACCTGCAGGTCGGCCCGGCACACTCGCTGTTCTCGCTCGATTATCTCAAGGATATGAACAAGGCGATCCCCTCGGCAACCGAGGTCACTCTCGCACTCGGCGAGGAGTTCCCGGTCAAGATCTACTTCGGCTTCGGCGAGGGACAGGGACAGGTCACCTACATGCTCGCGCCGCGCATTCAGAGCGAATAG
- a CDS encoding HalOD1 output domain-containing protein, whose product MPSSDDVTDTPVANESQFVTTFDPEAGEQASEAVITAVAALSDTRPAELTPLYESADPDAIDALVAHARRADTAGTHQLQFRYEGFDVDVRTDGQIQLRDVSVPTSANGV is encoded by the coding sequence ATGCCCTCCAGCGACGACGTCACAGACACACCAGTGGCTAACGAATCGCAGTTCGTCACGACGTTCGATCCGGAAGCCGGTGAACAGGCCAGCGAGGCGGTTATCACGGCGGTCGCCGCACTCAGTGATACCAGACCAGCCGAGCTGACGCCGCTCTATGAGTCTGCCGACCCGGACGCCATCGATGCACTGGTCGCCCACGCTCGGCGAGCCGACACCGCCGGCACACATCAGTTGCAGTTCCGATACGAAGGGTTCGATGTCGACGTCCGAACCGACGGTCAGATACAGCTCCGCGACGTGTCCGTTCCGACGAGTGCAAACGGTGTGTGA
- a CDS encoding alpha/beta fold hydrolase has translation MSWALRDGVSIYYEYDESEDGGTPVVFVQGLGYGRWMWRWQRDAVSDAFDVVAPDNRGTGRSDPGLPPLIPRLPRKLRAPLIFKAAGYSIGGLAADLEAVLEDAGIREAHIVGASMGGMIAQRYALEYTRAKTLTLCCTSHGGPDAAPVPEETQEFIFDVPKRASQRETLRHRMRPAFNDRFTNRNPHLMDRIIEWRLEQDATEPAREAQAAAVLNFDVSDRLSRLRVPTLILHGTDDRVVPAVNGRLLKEAIPDARLEYVEGGSHLFFIEDADRVNEELLAFLDDHE, from the coding sequence ATGTCATGGGCGCTCCGAGACGGCGTGTCGATTTACTACGAGTACGACGAGAGCGAAGACGGCGGCACGCCGGTCGTCTTCGTGCAGGGATTGGGCTACGGTCGCTGGATGTGGCGCTGGCAGCGCGACGCCGTCTCCGACGCCTTCGACGTCGTCGCCCCGGACAACCGCGGGACGGGCCGGTCCGATCCCGGTCTGCCACCGCTCATCCCGCGGCTTCCCCGCAAACTGCGCGCGCCGCTCATTTTCAAAGCAGCCGGCTACTCGATCGGCGGCCTCGCGGCCGACCTCGAGGCCGTCCTCGAGGACGCCGGCATCCGCGAGGCACACATCGTCGGCGCGAGCATGGGCGGGATGATCGCCCAGCGCTACGCGCTCGAGTACACTCGCGCGAAGACGCTCACGCTCTGTTGTACGAGTCACGGCGGACCCGACGCCGCTCCGGTTCCCGAGGAGACCCAGGAGTTCATCTTCGACGTCCCGAAGAGGGCGAGCCAACGGGAGACGCTCCGCCACCGGATGCGCCCCGCGTTCAACGACCGCTTTACGAACCGGAACCCGCACCTGATGGACCGGATCATCGAGTGGCGACTCGAGCAAGACGCCACCGAACCGGCGCGGGAGGCACAGGCTGCGGCCGTCCTGAACTTCGACGTCAGCGACCGGCTCAGCCGACTGCGGGTGCCGACCCTGATTCTGCACGGCACCGACGATCGGGTCGTGCCCGCCGTGAACGGTCGACTGCTGAAAGAAGCGATTCCGGATGCGCGACTCGAGTACGTCGAGGGCGGCTCACACCTGTTTTTCATCGAGGACGCCGACCGGGTCAACGAGGAGCTACTGGCGTTTCTCGACGACCACGAGTGA
- the priL gene encoding DNA primase regulatory subunit PriL, giving the protein MQRLHARYPFLEAARDAVATEAIDLATVVEQDRAVVDRARERVVAALEDGETGDPHRDPRIELLSYPVARVLVSMVDERILVRKYARAEATTAYDRFTADFEETTELKSVASTGLDLETLLSEFDLKDVVWETTDGYRIDVGTYLPLAEDLWDDDWNLVNRALADGEVPVSEAELLTLLQEAVRSRIEDGLPFDVPDVIAAALEDDVAEIRDVLADLELTREIDTVVPELFPPCMKALLDDIQKGEHLPHHSRFAITAFLTSIGMETDEIVELYRINSSFGEEMTRYQTDHIRGDSSPTEYSAPSCATMQSYGDCVNKDDLCDEIPHPMAYYERRIDDTDDEEIDDWRERTDDGEQASGD; this is encoded by the coding sequence ATGCAGCGACTGCACGCCCGGTACCCGTTTCTCGAGGCGGCCCGCGATGCTGTGGCGACGGAGGCCATCGATCTGGCCACCGTCGTCGAACAGGACCGGGCGGTCGTCGACCGCGCCCGCGAGCGCGTCGTGGCGGCACTCGAGGACGGCGAGACCGGTGATCCACACCGAGATCCCCGTATCGAGTTGCTCTCCTACCCCGTCGCACGCGTGCTCGTCTCGATGGTCGACGAGCGCATCCTCGTGCGCAAGTACGCCCGTGCCGAGGCCACGACCGCGTACGACCGGTTTACTGCCGATTTCGAGGAAACGACCGAACTCAAAAGCGTCGCGTCGACGGGACTCGACCTCGAGACACTGCTTTCGGAGTTCGACCTGAAGGACGTCGTGTGGGAAACGACCGATGGCTACCGGATCGACGTCGGTACCTATCTACCGCTAGCCGAAGACCTCTGGGACGACGACTGGAATCTGGTCAACCGCGCGCTGGCCGACGGCGAAGTGCCGGTTTCGGAGGCCGAACTCCTGACGCTGCTGCAGGAAGCCGTTCGGTCCCGAATCGAGGACGGACTGCCGTTCGACGTCCCCGACGTCATCGCGGCCGCACTCGAGGACGACGTCGCCGAGATCCGGGACGTGCTGGCAGACCTCGAGTTAACTCGCGAGATCGACACCGTCGTCCCGGAGCTGTTCCCGCCGTGTATGAAAGCTCTATTAGACGACATTCAGAAAGGCGAGCATCTGCCGCACCACTCCCGATTTGCGATCACCGCCTTTCTGACGAGTATCGGTATGGAAACCGACGAGATCGTCGAACTCTACCGGATCAACTCGTCGTTCGGCGAGGAGATGACGCGCTACCAGACCGACCACATTCGAGGAGACTCCTCACCGACGGAGTACTCGGCCCCCTCGTGTGCGACGATGCAGTCGTACGGCGACTGCGTGAACAAAGACGACCTCTGTGACGAAATTCCGCACCCGATGGCCTACTACGAACGGCGGATTGACGACACCGACGACGAGGAGATCGACGACTGGCGCGAACGCACCGACGACGGTGAGCAAGCGAGTGGCGACTGA
- a CDS encoding DUF7472 family protein produces MVEREQLIEIVVAVTAVFLMLGAMIGIGSQYGATNGGLSPEGGQLLVGAIVGFIVLLTAVGVALAYVLNDPDDGLETDGDPDAQGSF; encoded by the coding sequence ATGGTCGAGCGCGAGCAACTCATCGAAATCGTCGTCGCCGTCACCGCCGTCTTCTTGATGCTCGGTGCCATGATCGGCATCGGCTCCCAGTACGGTGCTACCAACGGCGGACTCTCGCCCGAGGGTGGGCAGCTACTCGTCGGTGCGATCGTCGGCTTCATCGTGTTGTTGACTGCCGTCGGCGTCGCACTGGCGTACGTGCTGAACGATCCCGACGACGGACTCGAGACGGACGGCGATCCGGACGCACAGGGTTCGTTCTAA